The DNA segment ATGAATGACTATGTTTATAAATAGAAATTATGATAAGATGCAGGTAAATGAAGAGACTTCAACCTCATTATAGAAACTTCTGaatgttaattttaattcaataattgttatttttaacaaatttgttGTCATTAGATTCAATTCCTAACGGTTTCttgttaaaaaatgaaaaattattatgtttatagtaaacaattaattataaatctagcaaaaagatatttatattacttttttatttttttttaagaaaagaaaaaagagtgaaTAAGAGAGAAAAGGAAAGGATGAAAGGAAATTCCCCACGGCCAGTTAGAGTCCAACAGTAATTATCATATCTGCGTCATCTTGGGTTCTTTGGATTAGAATCTTAGATATCCAAACAAAACCCCAATGAAAAGTGGTGAAGATGCTGACAAATTAAAAAGGTTGGAGTACGTGCCCCCATCTCTAAAGTTGTATACTTCCTACGCAATAATGTTCTTTCCCCCCTTCTATATAATTCTGCCAACACTAAAACCTTCTGGTTGTTTGAACGCCGAATGATACTTTAATTTTATCCAAAAGAATCCTTTTCTGCAGAAGCTGAAGCGATGTTGGAAGGCAAAGCTATGATAAAAGAAACTGATATGCCTGAGAAGATGCAAACCCAAGCCATGGATTCTGCTTCTCAGGCACTTGATCTTTATGATGTTTCTGACTGCATCTCTATTGCTGCTCACATCAAGAAGGTCTTAACTTGCAACACCCTTTTCCACTCCTTTGTTTTTTATGTCTAAGAATTTAGTATTACAAGGTTCAAACTTGGTTCTGGGGCATCTTCATGTATGTGTGTGTATTTGTTTgggtttggaattttttttatttgcaggAATTTGACAAGGAATATGGAGGTGGATGGCAATGTGTGGTGGGTTCAAACTTTGGGTGTTTCTTCACTCATACAAAAGGGACTTTTGTTTATTTTGCTTTGGGGACCCTCAATTTCCTTATATTCAAGGGGGCAgcttcttaattttcttttacttatGAAGACAAGCAGAGTGTGAGAGAAGGCCAAAAGGGCACTTCACCCCACATCTAAAACAGCTTTATTGGTCAGCAGAGATATGTAAAGAATAATATGCTTGCTGTTGCCAAGATTTCTGTTTAAATGATATCCTTGTTGTTAAAAAGTCTCCTATGCTTGTTtgcaatattttttatttcagctGCATTTGATACTGCGGTGGGGTTAGaataatgtaaattatttttttattgagaaATCCTTTGTTTGCATTTTGTTATATGGTGGTTGTCTTATTCAGTAGGCAAGCTGCTGCTTATAGATTAATGGCAGTTGGCAAACTCCAACGCcagaaatgatgaatgattgagCCTCGATTATCTTTCAAAGGGAATGAGTCAGTCAAGCTGCCGTGCCCTTTTTGAAATCTAAGCTTGACACATGGTGGTGTAATGGTTGATTGAGTATTGATTGGGTCTGAATGAGCAAATGGGCAACTTTTCTTTGTTGACCTGAAAGACTTAATACAGCTCACATGATGTTAATACAGCTCACATGATGTTATTTCAAGTGTTCACTAACATATATgatgatatatttttattcacACTGTAAAAATAAAACTTGggttatttacatattttaagtGGCTGAAGCCTAAATATACATTTTTTCAATTACGGcaatgaaaatatgatttttcaATGGAAGAAATGGGCACACACTTTCAACTCTGCCCCCTTTATTCAACCAAAGTAAAGCTTATTTACCATTGCTGCATCAACGACCTCTTGAAGCTATGAATGTGCAGATCTGCAGAACCACCATTTAAGAAGTTGGTAAAACCACACACTTACGCACAAATCTCAGCGATTAATCCACTTAATAGTTGCCTTTCAATGTCATCCACTACTTGTATTGTGTCATCCACTGAAAATCCTTTCCTCCAACCCAAGTCCCATATTCCACTCAAAACTTCACTGTGGTTTATATCTCTTTCCAGCATTGAATAAAGACTATCAGCAGGGTAGTTTTTACCAGCAACTTCACTGTAGCTTCTCAGAGCTTCGACCCCATCACAAGTTTCCTTTAACAAATGATCTAGAGAGATATGCCTTTTGGCATTTCCAACCAGGCTAAACCAAGGAGGGTGAATCATTTGAGAATCAGGATTGCTTCTTCGTCGGACAATTTCGTTAGCACAGTCCAAGGAAAGTCGTGTGTCAGCATCTGAGAAACCACTGATGCCAATTTTTTGCAAAGTTGTAGGAACATTTTCACGAAGATCGAAAAGTTCCTCCACATGATTGATAAAAGCTGGACTGCTCAATAGCAATGCCTTTAGACTGGTCCCGGTCATGATGCTTTCACAGTCAGTTCCGATGGGAGTGATGAGGTCATCATCAACTTCTTCAATAGATTTTCTGCTGTTCTGATCCCCAAAGGTAACCAGGGTAACATCAAAAACAGAACTCTCACTGCAGCGCTCTACAAGAAAAACAAGGCGAAAGTAAAGAAATGGTAAGAATCTTCATTTTGCACATAAGGTACAGGAGTTCACTTTTCTAAactgaaattttagaatttattttgcCAATTCCATTATATGGTTACCTAAAAGGCAGTTATACTTATGTGAAGAAATGGTGACAAACTCCACCCATTATTTGGAGGTCCTAGAATGTTTTCTCAATCATTTCTCCTTAAATTTCTCTTTAACTTACTACAATATGAAAGCATATCTGTTTATATATCAAATTAAGTTCCTTCTCAAGCTACATGCTTTTCTTTCAAGGTTAGATGGTTTGACTATCCGAGTTAAAAGTCAAGAAACTCAGCATGATGAACACATTGGCTTCCGAATATTATGTTATTGACTCCAGAAGCTCGGGTTGGGAGAGGAAGGTGTCAGCACTAGAAGAGAGAATCagcaaaatataacataaaattatttttaaacatgaGACATTGTACATGCAATTACATCAGAAATGCTGGTCTATATGTATCTACATCTGTAATGTGAGAAAATGGCATCTGGGTAATAATGTCACACCTAGAACACTGATATAATAAAATTTCAGTTTAAAGGGTGTTACCTCCAATCTGAATATCAGTGTGTTCTGCTCCCTCCTCTCTAGGAAGTTGATCTGAAGTTGCAGAGCCATACTCTTCAAAATTAGTATCATTTTCAGATGCAGGATCAATCCTCTTTTCTTCCAAAAGAGTATCATTATTTGATGTAAGATCAATTCTCTTTTCTTCCAAAAGAGTATTGTGAATGGATGCAAGATCAATCCTCTTCTCTTCCAAAATAGTATCAGTTTCAGATGTAAGATTAATATTGTTTCCTTCCAAAACAACCTGATCTGCTTTGCATTCTATCTTCTCAGTCTGCAAAGAAGATGAACTGCATTTAAGAACTCTCAATCTTATTTTCATAGCTTAATACATGTTGCACAGGCATTTCAAATCGTAGATGTCAACATTGCTATTTAATGAAATTAGATTTATAACAGCAGAATGTAAACTTAAAAGAACTCACAGTTATTTTAACCACGGCAGACTTGCTCACTGCTTTTTTTGTTGAGCTCTTTTTCATATCAACAGGGCCACGAACTATAGTTTGTGGTTTGCGAGCAGAGTTGGAGTTTGCAGTTGCACTTGGTTGGTGGGAAACTTTACTTTTCATAACATTTGAAGCATTTTCAGGCTTACTGGACTTCTGAGGGGCAACCTTGGCTTGAACTTTAGACCTCAATAAATTCTTTGGTTTAGGAACCTCCTTCTCAAATGGTTTCCTGCTGCTTATCATAGGCCTTGGTATCATGTCAATGTTCTTCTCAGTTGCCACTTTCTTCAGCGATGACTGAGTTATAGAACCTGAACTTTTCACCCTAGTAGAAAGGCTTTGCTTAGTCTTTACTTCCTTTCTCGCTGGTCTGGTCTCATTTTCTCGGCTGTCTTTTGCACCTTCCTGCTGGATATGTCTCTTCACTGGAGTTTCTTTTGTTTCCAATCTTCTGCTTCTTTTACTGAAGTTCAAACCTCTATTGTTGGAGTCAATTAATTTTGAAGGTGAATCCTCTTTTGCTTTTGGTTTTTTGAGCATAGTTTCTCTGTTTGAGCTTCCCTCCTCCTGAAGCACCGGTGCAAACTTCTCTTCTGGTTGCAAGTACCAATCATGTCGAGGTTTTATGAGTACAATAGGTGGAGTATTGTTAATTAACCTGCTTCCTGAAAAGAAATCACTTGATTGATAGGAATCAGGCTTAATCTCTTTGATGGAGTTGCTTTTGAGAAGCACTTTAAAATGCATCGTTTCAAGGACATCCTTTAGCGTCTTCTCTGGATCTTCTGTCCGGAGAGCATATTGAGGCTTTCTCACTTTCGGTGTATCAATTTCAAAAGCAGGTCGCTGTTGACTGAAAATCTTCTTATTCTCTGTATCTTTCTGGGAATTTGTCTTCCATGACTTTGGAGGCATTTCTTCTAGGCCCATAAGCTTTGCAATCAAACTCAGGCCTCTTGCCTTCTTCTCTTCAGCTGCTGACCAGATAGATGACTGCATGGAAGTAAAGTTGTCAGTTTGAACAGATGAAGATTGGCTTGAGCTTGTGGATGGGATATCTGAAGCTGAGTCCAGCGGATATCTTGAAGTGAAGCATCTTTTTTCTTCAGCATTTATGTTTGGCAATAGATTTTGCCTAGCTAAGCTATCTCTAATCACTTCCCTAAGCTCCTCAATGCAATCTCTAGAAGAAACACCAGCTGAAAGGTGCGGATTCTGGATTGCCTTTCGGTAATTTCGCTCTTCAACTGAACTCAAATGCATTCCCTGAATCACTTGATCATTTCTCACCTTATcagatttttccttttctttcttcttcaacctAGCCAAATGAGATGCTTCTTGTAACTTCCCCAGCATGTGTAAAGAATCCTGTAATTCCAGAGCTCCTTTCAACAGATCCTTTGCTAGATCTTTTGAATGCCGGTCGCACCAAATCCCTCCAGACCATGAGTTGATCACCTGATTCAGCTTGTGAGCTCCTCTTGAAACCTCCAAGAGCTGACAGGAAGATGAGCTATGAAGTTCTTCCATGGGACCCTTAGACACTGTCTCTTCTCTTCCTGCCTTACTCGCAACACAAACATCCAATCTGTTCCTTGCTTTTCGGCCTTCATTCTTATGCTCCATCTTCCTTGAACCACTTTCAGCCCTTCTAATCATTCCAGACTCTACGACTCCCTTCGGATCATCACACACAACAAATGATCTGTAAACAATTGATCTTAGGCTGTCTTGAGGCATATTCTGTTTATATCCGAAGCATTTTATAATGTGAGTCAGATGCCTACAAATACTAAAATATCAAATCTACCAGTACTAAAATATTTCTCATGAGATGATATTCTTACAGGCTTTTGATATTCTAATCAGATTCAAAGATTGGCCGAAAAAGACAACAGCAACACTTGTTCAGCTCTGGTTCATTGAAAACAACATAAGCAAAAATCCTTAAATCAGTTGCTGCCGCCCCATTAAACAAAACCAAATGCCATTAAAAAATGGGGAAAAAAACAATGAAATTACATTTCCCTTTGGAATGTTTCAAACCTTAGCTACTATCTTCCAGAGATTTGTTAATCCAGATAGATCCTTAAATCTAGATTCGACCATAAATAAAGATGAAAGACTTAACTTATATGATACCATTACATAATTGAAAAAAGGATATAAATTTAACAAAGTAAAAGCAAAAGTGTCATCTTTATATAAAGAGTAAAGAATGAGTTTTCCCCCCAAAACTTAATGGACAAAAACCTGAATTTAACAATTTCCTCTCATTTTCACCATTTTAAACCATCCCAGAAGAAGGCAAAAGGAAGATGACCCAGATGAGAAAAATGCAtgcaaaaaggggaaaaaaagaagaagaagcaggaGCAGGAGCAGGAGCCAAGAATTTAAGAAGAGAATGCTGACCTTGTAGAAAGCTGAAAGTGAAAGTGCAGAGACTCAGATCCAAAGAGAAAACCAAAGCAGTGAGGAGCATTGACTTTGTTGTTAAAGCAATGAAGAAGGGAGTGTGTGTGAAACAAGAAGCGCCTTCAGTTTTTcttacaaaacaaagaaaaaaaaacagcttAATAGATTAGTTTAATTGGGGGAAATGAGATGGTTAAGGAGGAAGCTTAGCAAGCGGCGTGATTTCATGGCGGTGGGACTTATAGTTATAATTTGTCGTACGCGTGTTGCAGGAATAAaggcaaaaaaaaatttaaaaaaagagtaaaaaggaAGGGAAAAATCTGTTGGAAAGCACGACGAGGGAAAGCCCGGTAAACGCAAGTTTTGGCAACTACCCCTCTCCTCTTCTTTAACATCATCTTTCTGTAACTgctcttccttttttttaattcccTTTTGGTAGAAGTCTGCTATTAATCCTtatactttgtaaaagttatgaatttaattattatatttttctaattggtcaattttagtcttAATCAAAAGgtagtaattaaattttttggttaaattcaattactagtcttgtACTATTTGTAAAATTGTAGATTTAGTTTATATTttccaatttgatcattttaagtccttatacttttcaagttttggaaTTTCAGTCTTGGTGTAAATAATATGGGTTAATTCATTAACTACATTTTgagtgagtaatatgtgaaaataaaaaattaacattgtaTTACACATGATAGTATGTtgcatttgattttaaaaataccagagcttaactaaataaatttaacaagTCTTGTTTCGTAAgaactaatattttaaattttaaaaaaatatatagattaaatacACAAAAGTTTCAAAGTAGAAGGACTAATAGAAGCATTTAACCTTTCTTTTTTATATTGCAATATGTTCcaagttttattattactaaaatCCCGTTCGTgggtgaaaataaaatattattcttttcaaaatatttgtacatgataaataaatttaaatcttaaaaatattaaaaatagatattttaagttaatgattatttttatttaaaaaataagttattttttaaattcgtGATATATGAATCAGTTTATAATAATATAGATTATTTCAGttatttagtaatatttttaattaggttttttgTTCAATGAATGCATTTAGaagattatttaatatataattagttaaaataaggaaaaaaaatagaaatccaTCGGCTAAGTAAATTATGGTAAGATTATTTAAGAGAAATGAAATAATTGAGTAATAAGTTAGTGTAACAGAAgttcaatttatttaaaaaacaattaattgTGTACATTAAAGAGACTGTTTGGGGTTTAATGGTGCAAGCCGCAAGGTTTGAAAAGAATAAAAACGTATGATGCTTGTGATGGATAGAAAAGACAAAAGAAGAATCAACTatctcattatttatttatttataattcaaattcatgtgTTAATCATGATTAATTTTTGGAATTCTAATCAGTTAAAATAAAGAGTTTATTGGTATCAAAATTGTCAGTTAATTGGATGCAAAATTTTCAGATTTGAGGGCTCATTTTAACAATAAGCcaaaaaagaagttaaaaaagTAATATTTAGAGCTGAGAAGTTGAAATCCTAGTCCCACCAATCACCTGGATTTTGAGTAACCAAAACTATGGTTTACTTGTAgctaacattatattatattatattctaTACCAAACaccagttttttttttctcttagttGAGTtgtgaaaaaaaacaaaaaaaaagcaaatggaccgcatttcaacatttttaaactgggaaaattttaaacaatgcagtttttttttttggtttaaccaaaAATAAGACTAAATGAGGGAAATATGTTGAAAAAAAGAATATTTGGTAAAATAGGTATGAAAATGCTTCTGACTctcttcaaaattaaaatatatttttttaaacggCCAATTCACCCAAGCCTTTATTGAAATGTTTGGGAGCAGCGGAATCCATTTACCTCATTTTACTCTTTTTACAGTATTACAATAAAGTTTAATGCATTCACAAGAGTCATGCTATGACTATACATATATGAAGGTATGGTGCTAATACTACTTTTGGTGGTGCCTATCATTAATGCAATTCAAATCCTCACCATCGTTTTTGCTGCTGCTAACTCTATGTATGGTTATTCACCATGCTTGGCTAAGCTTAGAAAGTTTGCTTCAACCCTCTTTTGCCCATTTGTTCCAAAAGACAAACCTAAAATTGAGTTAGCAGAAAAGGTTTGATTGGAGTGTTATGGGTAGAAAGAAAGATTGGAAGCAAGCAGGGGCTTTATCTCTGAGactaaaattttgtattaaaaatattaaaagtaagtctcttaagaaaatgaaattgaatgttGATAGTGTAAACTAAATGAAAGGgcttatatatgttatatgagaGCTGCTTTGAtgtaaaaaagaaaatggaaatccTGCTATACATTCCCCCGAATCTTCCTATGCCCAATAATTCAAAAGCAGTTTAATTCAGGACAAAAATAGTGTAGTGTTGGCAATCACATTACATTTCCCCAGTGAGCGGACGCACATGCCATTTGTAATTAACCCACACTAATTATTCTCCCAAAATTAGTACCAAAAACAATCACTAACATAAACATTCAACATGTATTTGTAATTAGTATGGCTCCGTTTTATTTTCAGTTTAACTTCACAttatctcaaatttttttttaaagtcaaagtt comes from the Gossypium hirsutum isolate 1008001.06 chromosome A06, Gossypium_hirsutum_v2.1, whole genome shotgun sequence genome and includes:
- the LOC107901243 gene encoding uncharacterized protein codes for the protein MPQDSLRSIVYRSFVVCDDPKGVVESGMIRRAESGSRKMEHKNEGRKARNRLDVCVASKAGREETVSKGPMEELHSSSSCQLLEVSRGAHKLNQVINSWSGGIWCDRHSKDLAKDLLKGALELQDSLHMLGKLQEASHLARLKKKEKEKSDKVRNDQVIQGMHLSSVEERNYRKAIQNPHLSAGVSSRDCIEELREVIRDSLARQNLLPNINAEEKRCFTSRYPLDSASDIPSTSSSQSSSVQTDNFTSMQSSIWSAAEEKKARGLSLIAKLMGLEEMPPKSWKTNSQKDTENKKIFSQQRPAFEIDTPKVRKPQYALRTEDPEKTLKDVLETMHFKVLLKSNSIKEIKPDSYQSSDFFSGSRLINNTPPIVLIKPRHDWYLQPEEKFAPVLQEEGSSNRETMLKKPKAKEDSPSKLIDSNNRGLNFSKRSRRLETKETPVKRHIQQEGAKDSRENETRPARKEVKTKQSLSTRVKSSGSITQSSLKKVATEKNIDMIPRPMISSRKPFEKEVPKPKNLLRSKVQAKVAPQKSSKPENASNVMKSKVSHQPSATANSNSARKPQTIVRGPVDMKKSSTKKAVSKSAVVKITTEKIECKADQVVLEGNNINLTSETDTILEEKRIDLASIHNTLLEEKRIDLTSNNDTLLEEKRIDPASENDTNFEEYGSATSDQLPREEGAEHTDIQIGERCSESSVFDVTLVTFGDQNSRKSIEEVDDDLITPIGTDCESIMTGTSLKALLLSSPAFINHVEELFDLRENVPTTLQKIGISGFSDADTRLSLDCANEIVRRRSNPDSQMIHPPWFSLVGNAKRHISLDHLLKETCDGVEALRSYSEVAGKNYPADSLYSMLERDINHSEVLSGIWDLGWRKGFSVDDTIQVVDDIERQLLSGLIAEICA
- the LOC107901246 gene encoding dynein light chain LC6, flagellar outer arm, with product MLEGKAMIKETDMPEKMQTQAMDSASQALDLYDVSDCISIAAHIKKEFDKEYGGGWQCVVGSNFGCFFTHTKGTFVYFALGTLNFLIFKGAAS